In Ammoniphilus sp. CFH 90114, a genomic segment contains:
- a CDS encoding response regulator transcription factor: MAGEYILIVDDEKEIGELLTMYLTREGFTSTLACTGAEAIEMARHHSPDLIILDVFLPDIDGHEVCRRLRTFTESPILFLSCKDTEIDKIIGLSIGADDYISKPFSPNELMARVKVNLRRSRRTLQAELSKEPTQFVSPSLTLNKIRHEAYLHNQPITLSAKEFQLLSFFMSHPKQVFSVDHILEQLWGYDFQSDTKTVKVHIGNLRKKIEDDPSNPKIITTLRGVGYRFEEHAALV; this comes from the coding sequence TTGGCAGGGGAATACATACTGATTGTCGACGATGAAAAAGAAATCGGAGAGTTACTAACCATGTACCTTACTAGAGAGGGCTTTACATCCACTTTAGCTTGTACCGGGGCAGAAGCCATTGAGATGGCAAGGCACCACTCACCTGACCTCATCATTCTGGATGTATTTCTCCCAGATATTGATGGTCATGAAGTATGCAGAAGACTGAGAACGTTTACAGAATCCCCCATTTTATTTCTTAGTTGCAAGGATACCGAAATCGATAAAATCATAGGTCTTAGTATTGGAGCAGATGACTATATTAGTAAACCTTTTAGTCCGAATGAACTGATGGCCCGCGTAAAGGTAAATTTGCGTCGTTCCAGGCGAACTCTTCAGGCGGAATTGTCCAAAGAGCCTACGCAATTCGTATCTCCTTCGTTAACATTAAATAAGATAAGACATGAGGCCTATCTGCATAATCAGCCTATCACGTTGTCCGCGAAAGAATTTCAACTCCTTTCCTTCTTCATGTCTCATCCGAAGCAAGTATTTAGTGTGGATCATATTCTTGAACAGCTATGGGGCTATGACTTTCAGTCGGACACCAAGACGGTGAAGGTACATATTGGGAACTTAAGGAAAAAGATTGAAGATGATCCTAGCAACCCTAAGATCATTACCACCCTTCGAGGCGTAGGCTATCGGTTTGAAGAGCATGCAGCGTTGGTTTAA
- a CDS encoding YbaK/EbsC family protein → MPIARVRDFLKPHGLQPLVFEEKLHTSEEAANKLGVEVGQIAKAILFRSNEDNYGLFVAAGDVRVHPKKVKALLGGKKQKMASPDEVVEVTGFQVGAVCPFALRQDIPIYIDESIQRFDKVYTAAGIAESLQPISFDQLVKITNGIVIKASQED, encoded by the coding sequence ATGCCGATTGCGCGTGTTCGTGATTTTCTAAAGCCACATGGTTTACAACCTCTGGTTTTTGAAGAGAAGTTACATACTTCTGAAGAGGCGGCCAACAAGCTTGGAGTTGAAGTAGGTCAAATCGCTAAAGCGATCCTATTTCGTTCAAATGAAGACAATTATGGTTTATTTGTTGCTGCGGGCGATGTACGGGTTCATCCGAAAAAGGTAAAGGCCTTACTGGGTGGAAAAAAACAAAAGATGGCGAGTCCGGACGAGGTGGTGGAGGTCACAGGATTTCAAGTCGGTGCGGTTTGTCCTTTTGCCCTGCGACAAGATATCCCTATCTACATTGATGAGTCCATCCAGCGGTTCGATAAGGTCTATACCGCTGCAGGGATTGCGGAGTCCTTGCAACCGATCTCTTTTGATCAGTTAGTTAAAATTACTAATGGCATCGTAATTAAAGCGAGCCAGGAAGACTAA
- a CDS encoding aldehyde dehydrogenase family protein gives MTKTYQLFIGGQWVDSVTGKTFETRNPATGELNGIVAEAQQEDVDLAVKAARRAFESGPWAEMAPSDRGRLLHRAAQKLWENVDLLAELETKDNGQPINESKYIAIPAMIDVLEFYAGLANKVQGETLSSPGNRFNYTLREPLGVIGAIVPWNFPLMLAMWKLAPALAAGNTIVIKPAEDTPISTLELAKLFQEVGIPDGVINVIPGRGDIAGEGLASHPDVDKIAFTGSTGVGRLVMQAASRHIKPVSLELGGKSPNIVFDDASIDDAVNGSMFGIYFNQGQVCAAGSRLFVQEGIYDRFMDSFIRKVEGIRIGNPLEATTQMGPQVSEKQLNTIERYVQSGLEEGARLVTGGKRFAGTENGYYYTPTIFENVSNSMSIAREEIFGPVISVIRFKDEEDVLKKANDTLYGLASGLWTNDLKLAHRMAKGLKAGTVYINTFSMLDSAAPFGGTKQSGFGRELGIQAMDMYTHTKSVWVDLNKEGLNWYQL, from the coding sequence ATGACAAAAACCTATCAGTTATTTATAGGCGGACAATGGGTTGATTCCGTTACGGGAAAAACCTTTGAAACTCGTAATCCTGCAACAGGGGAACTGAATGGTATAGTGGCAGAAGCGCAGCAAGAAGATGTGGATTTAGCGGTGAAAGCGGCGCGTAGAGCATTTGAATCCGGTCCTTGGGCGGAGATGGCTCCAAGCGATAGAGGACGTCTCTTACATAGGGCAGCTCAGAAGCTATGGGAAAATGTGGATCTCTTAGCAGAGCTCGAGACGAAGGATAACGGTCAACCGATTAATGAATCAAAATACATAGCCATTCCTGCCATGATTGATGTGTTGGAATTTTACGCGGGATTAGCCAACAAAGTTCAAGGGGAAACACTTTCTTCTCCAGGGAACCGTTTTAATTACACATTAAGAGAACCCCTAGGAGTAATAGGAGCTATTGTACCATGGAATTTTCCTCTCATGCTCGCGATGTGGAAGCTGGCACCTGCTTTGGCAGCGGGAAATACGATTGTGATTAAGCCGGCTGAGGATACGCCGATCAGTACGTTGGAACTAGCAAAATTGTTCCAAGAAGTAGGTATCCCTGATGGAGTGATCAATGTGATCCCAGGAAGAGGGGACATTGCTGGAGAAGGACTTGCCTCACATCCGGATGTGGATAAAATTGCCTTTACCGGTTCAACCGGGGTGGGTCGATTGGTCATGCAGGCTGCCAGCCGCCATATTAAACCGGTTTCGTTAGAGCTAGGAGGAAAATCGCCGAATATTGTATTCGATGATGCTTCAATCGACGATGCGGTAAACGGTTCCATGTTTGGTATTTACTTTAACCAAGGGCAAGTTTGTGCGGCAGGTTCACGCTTATTTGTCCAGGAAGGAATTTACGATCGGTTCATGGATTCCTTCATACGCAAGGTTGAGGGTATTCGCATCGGGAATCCACTTGAGGCAACAACTCAGATGGGACCTCAAGTTTCAGAGAAGCAACTAAATACGATTGAACGTTATGTGCAGAGTGGATTAGAGGAAGGAGCCCGATTGGTTACCGGAGGGAAACGATTTGCAGGGACGGAGAACGGCTATTACTATACGCCTACGATCTTTGAGAACGTCTCGAACAGTATGTCGATTGCCCGTGAAGAAATTTTTGGTCCGGTGATCTCCGTTATTCGCTTTAAGGATGAAGAAGATGTCTTGAAAAAAGCCAATGACACGCTGTACGGTCTGGCTTCCGGTTTATGGACCAATGATTTGAAGCTTGCTCACCGGATGGCCAAAGGATTGAAGGCAGGAACCGTGTATATCAATACCTTTAGCATGCTCGATAGTGCCGCTCCATTCGGTGGAACCAAGCAAAGCGGATTCGGTCGTGAACTCGGTATCCAAGCGATGGATATGTACACGCATACCAAGAGTGTATGGGTGGATTTGAATAAAGAAGGATTGAACTGGTATCAGCTTTAG
- a CDS encoding stalk domain-containing protein yields the protein MMKKTFMKSAVVLGLALSLAFSPLSTAIPSVAYAHGGGEADYVPLKATLENFGAKVQWDAFTGTINISRDGYVVRVKPGSKEAIVNGKSIQLDAPVTLKKGVSYVSHHFINEVFQSGLEQTVKIEDGYHPFNPLTPTEIEEVVKTLKESGNYKEGLRFTEISVKIPNKEDVWDWVLNGNRSSRSFERKAEFIALDGKQVYEGEVNLTTRKLVSWEKIDDVHGMIILDDFFTAQEAIENSVEYAKALQKRGIDDVKKVVATPLTVGYFEGEDGLEQDLRLLKVVAYLNTGDGNFWAHPIENLVAIVDLEQKKVIKVEDEGIIPIPMQNNPYNGRQFEKKVGVKPLHITEPEGKNYRINGNAINWNNWDLHLRLDTRVGPILSTVTYNDQGKKRKIMYEGSLGGMIVPYGDPDVGWYFKAYLDSGDYGMGALTSSLVKGTDVPENAMLLDATIADNEGNPYTIPNAIAVFERYAGPEYRHDDLITFTEGNESRERRELVIRWVSTIGNYDYIFDWVLLQNGTMKIDIGASGIEAVKGVVTKTMHDETAEKDTRYGTLIDHNIVGTTHQHIYNFRLDLDVDGGNNSLLEINPKVAPNPDGGPRKSVMITEQKTVKSEQEAIQKFDPSTIRLISNPNKENKVGNPVSYQVIPFAGGTHPIAKGALFSEDEWLSKRVHFMDKQIWVTNYHPDERYPEGKYPNRSKEDTGLKLFTDDNSSIENTDIVLWMTTGATHVARAEEWPMMPTEWVRAMIKPWNFFDQTPTLDLPKKN from the coding sequence ATGATGAAGAAAACATTCATGAAATCCGCGGTTGTCCTGGGCCTTGCTCTATCCTTGGCCTTTTCACCGCTTTCAACTGCCATACCGTCTGTCGCTTACGCCCATGGGGGTGGTGAAGCGGACTATGTTCCGTTAAAGGCTACCTTAGAGAATTTCGGTGCCAAAGTGCAGTGGGACGCTTTTACGGGCACGATCAATATTAGCAGGGATGGCTATGTGGTCCGCGTTAAGCCTGGTTCTAAGGAGGCAATTGTGAACGGGAAGAGTATTCAGTTAGATGCTCCCGTCACCTTGAAAAAAGGCGTATCGTATGTCTCGCACCATTTTATCAATGAGGTCTTTCAATCTGGCCTAGAACAGACTGTAAAGATTGAGGATGGTTATCATCCATTCAATCCTTTGACTCCTACGGAAATCGAAGAGGTAGTAAAAACATTGAAGGAATCGGGCAATTATAAGGAAGGTCTACGTTTTACAGAAATATCTGTTAAGATTCCGAATAAAGAGGATGTCTGGGATTGGGTGCTAAACGGTAACCGCTCGTCCCGTTCCTTTGAGAGGAAAGCAGAATTCATTGCTTTAGACGGGAAGCAAGTTTATGAAGGAGAAGTCAACCTGACGACAAGGAAGCTCGTATCATGGGAGAAAATCGATGATGTACACGGAATGATTATCCTTGATGACTTCTTTACCGCCCAAGAAGCGATCGAAAACAGTGTGGAATACGCCAAAGCTTTGCAAAAACGAGGAATTGATGATGTGAAGAAGGTAGTCGCCACACCTTTAACCGTGGGCTACTTTGAAGGGGAAGACGGGCTGGAGCAAGACTTGAGATTGTTAAAGGTAGTGGCTTACTTGAATACAGGGGACGGGAATTTCTGGGCCCACCCTATTGAAAATCTTGTCGCGATTGTAGATCTTGAACAAAAGAAAGTGATTAAAGTTGAGGATGAGGGGATCATTCCGATCCCGATGCAAAACAACCCCTATAACGGAAGACAGTTCGAAAAGAAGGTAGGGGTGAAGCCTCTTCATATCACAGAGCCGGAAGGCAAAAATTATCGGATAAACGGCAATGCCATCAACTGGAACAATTGGGATCTCCACCTTCGTTTAGATACGCGTGTCGGTCCGATTCTGTCTACGGTGACCTATAACGACCAGGGGAAGAAACGAAAGATCATGTACGAGGGTTCGCTTGGAGGGATGATCGTACCTTATGGTGATCCCGATGTCGGCTGGTATTTCAAAGCGTATTTGGATTCTGGTGACTATGGAATGGGCGCGTTAACGTCGTCTCTAGTCAAAGGAACAGATGTTCCTGAAAATGCGATGCTATTGGATGCGACGATTGCGGACAATGAAGGTAATCCGTATACCATTCCAAATGCCATCGCAGTATTTGAACGTTACGCAGGACCTGAATACCGACACGATGATCTTATTACCTTCACGGAAGGCAATGAGAGCCGAGAAAGACGTGAACTCGTTATTCGCTGGGTGAGTACGATTGGAAACTATGATTATATCTTTGATTGGGTTCTCCTGCAAAACGGAACGATGAAGATTGATATCGGGGCGTCCGGTATCGAAGCGGTCAAAGGGGTCGTAACCAAGACGATGCATGATGAAACCGCAGAGAAAGATACGCGTTATGGAACCTTGATTGACCATAATATCGTTGGGACGACTCACCAGCACATTTATAATTTCCGACTGGATCTCGATGTGGACGGAGGGAACAATTCCTTATTGGAAATCAACCCTAAGGTCGCACCTAACCCGGATGGTGGTCCGCGCAAAAGCGTTATGATCACCGAGCAAAAAACAGTCAAATCTGAACAAGAAGCAATTCAAAAGTTTGATCCATCAACCATTCGTTTAATCAGCAATCCCAATAAGGAGAATAAAGTTGGAAATCCTGTATCTTATCAGGTGATACCTTTTGCTGGTGGCACACACCCTATTGCTAAAGGAGCCCTATTCTCGGAAGATGAGTGGTTGTCTAAACGGGTCCACTTCATGGACAAACAGATTTGGGTCACCAACTACCACCCGGATGAGCGTTATCCGGAAGGCAAGTATCCGAACCGAAGTAAAGAAGATACTGGTTTGAAGCTATTTACAGACGATAACAGCTCGATCGAAAATACCGACATCGTTTTGTGGATGACAACCGGAGCCACTCATGTCGCTCGCGCGGAAGAATGGCCGATGATGCCGACCGAATGGGTTCGCGCGATGATTAAGCCGTGGAACTTCTTCGATCAGACGCCAACGTTAGATTTGCCGAAGAAAAACTAA
- a CDS encoding DinB family protein codes for MNTVRKMYEHLDWANRRILEALETAEHLEGLRLFAHILQAEQVWVSRIVGRDTSQVSIWPEGDLSFCSALMEKNKEDFQKLFDQLSDDQLKDTVSYVNSKGTAFKTRLDDILIHVALHGQYHRGQINTRLRASGLEPVNTDYIFYVR; via the coding sequence ATGAACACCGTGAGGAAGATGTACGAGCACTTAGATTGGGCGAATCGAAGAATTCTAGAAGCCCTAGAAACAGCCGAGCATCTAGAGGGACTTCGTCTATTTGCGCACATCCTGCAGGCTGAGCAAGTTTGGGTGTCACGAATTGTTGGAAGGGATACGTCACAAGTTTCGATATGGCCAGAAGGGGATCTTTCATTCTGCTCTGCTCTAATGGAGAAAAATAAAGAAGACTTTCAAAAGCTCTTCGATCAGCTATCCGACGACCAATTGAAGGACACGGTTTCCTATGTTAATAGCAAAGGAACAGCGTTCAAAACTCGCTTGGACGATATTTTGATTCATGTTGCGCTGCATGGCCAGTACCACCGGGGGCAGATCAATACGAGACTTAGAGCTTCAGGCCTTGAACCCGTGAACACAGATTATATTTTTTACGTGAGGTAG
- a CDS encoding ATP-binding protein yields the protein MQRWFNRFFPSSLSIRILLTLLFVALVPLLFFGSLATQFVKDTLNDTAEHTGEMISANVIALYQTNLQTQANLINQELKSIEQRVKTAKGFAEQLYREPHAFPMLKPVEFTREEQGYYWEDVGTTNRSNTGASGIVPLTPDLLERLSRSQYLEPFFQQSVESNRNIAAMYFILPESAWRIFPAIHLKKEVENEFFNPSIPVTSYSFYTQALPDHNPSKTIVWSDPYQDITHRSSMLTASSPVMGKQEELLGIVAVDITIDSIVQNILDTKFNHDSSFAFLINQSGDVIAIQEEGKESMSQISFTPMAEHANTSVQLPEGRVLLSAHIPATNWCLGYVIPQGAMVSPLMDQAHQEIRESGKAIVSQLSFAIGLLMLFCFGITFAMWKGVTTPLNRLLTGIHNVRAGNFKGEIPKSGISEFDQLSTSFNDMSKALEQSQNELLLLNNQLEAAIAERTEELVQRNRQLKEIEESRSALFSNISHDLKTPLTIITGYIEAIKDGLIAEDQQEIYLEKIQHRISSVNRLVHDLYELSLLETKTKSLDYSRVSVETLVNSLRSRWPSLQSRLEQTHSLLDVDLHQLYRVIDNLFENAQKYASDHPPVLKLESSSHDLYITVQDQGPGIPEEQLPFLFERSYRADKARNSKIPGNGLGLAIVKEIVQAHRGEINVRSRLHEGTSFTIRLPLVIEEYKKEGVS from the coding sequence ATGCAGCGTTGGTTTAATCGATTTTTCCCCTCATCCTTGTCGATTCGGATTTTGTTAACCTTATTGTTTGTAGCCCTGGTTCCGTTATTGTTTTTTGGGAGTTTAGCCACGCAATTCGTGAAGGATACGTTAAATGATACAGCGGAGCATACCGGGGAGATGATTTCGGCTAACGTTATTGCCCTTTACCAAACTAACCTGCAAACTCAAGCGAACTTGATCAACCAGGAACTTAAGAGCATTGAGCAGCGAGTAAAGACCGCAAAGGGCTTTGCCGAACAGCTCTACCGAGAGCCTCATGCGTTTCCTATGTTGAAACCGGTTGAATTCACGAGGGAGGAGCAAGGTTATTATTGGGAGGATGTGGGCACAACGAACCGATCCAATACGGGGGCTAGCGGCATCGTTCCGCTCACACCGGATTTGCTGGAGCGTCTGTCACGCAGCCAATATCTCGAGCCTTTTTTCCAACAAAGTGTAGAGAGCAACCGCAATATTGCCGCCATGTACTTTATTCTACCTGAATCCGCTTGGCGTATTTTCCCGGCGATTCACTTGAAGAAAGAAGTAGAAAACGAGTTTTTTAATCCGTCCATTCCAGTTACCTCGTATTCGTTCTATACCCAAGCACTACCAGATCATAACCCGTCGAAGACGATCGTCTGGAGCGATCCTTACCAGGATATTACACATCGAAGCTCCATGTTGACGGCTAGCTCTCCCGTTATGGGCAAACAGGAGGAATTGCTTGGAATAGTTGCTGTGGATATCACGATTGATTCAATCGTTCAAAATATTCTAGATACGAAATTTAACCATGATAGCTCTTTTGCTTTTCTCATCAATCAATCGGGTGATGTCATTGCGATCCAAGAAGAAGGCAAAGAAAGCATGTCGCAGATCTCCTTTACGCCGATGGCCGAACATGCCAATACATCGGTTCAGCTACCGGAAGGACGAGTGTTGTTAAGCGCCCACATCCCTGCGACAAACTGGTGTTTGGGCTACGTCATTCCCCAAGGAGCCATGGTGTCCCCCTTAATGGATCAAGCCCATCAAGAAATAAGAGAAAGCGGGAAAGCAATCGTTTCTCAATTATCCTTTGCGATCGGTCTCTTAATGTTGTTTTGCTTTGGGATTACGTTTGCCATGTGGAAAGGCGTCACAACCCCACTGAACCGACTGCTTACAGGAATTCATAACGTGCGAGCCGGTAACTTTAAAGGAGAAATTCCTAAAAGCGGCATCAGCGAATTTGACCAGCTATCCACCTCCTTTAATGACATGTCCAAAGCGTTAGAGCAAAGTCAGAACGAACTTCTCCTTTTAAATAATCAGCTTGAAGCTGCGATCGCAGAGCGTACTGAAGAATTAGTTCAAAGAAACCGGCAATTAAAAGAGATCGAGGAATCGAGGTCTGCTTTATTCTCGAATATTTCCCATGACCTGAAAACGCCCCTGACCATCATAACGGGGTATATCGAAGCGATAAAAGACGGATTGATTGCAGAGGATCAGCAAGAGATCTATTTAGAGAAAATTCAACACCGCATCTCTTCCGTCAATCGACTCGTACATGATTTATATGAATTGAGTCTGCTTGAAACGAAGACCAAATCACTAGATTACAGCAGAGTGAGTGTTGAGACGTTGGTTAATTCTCTAAGAAGCCGCTGGCCTTCCCTTCAGTCTAGGCTCGAACAAACTCATTCGCTCCTTGATGTCGATCTGCACCAACTCTATCGTGTCATTGACAATCTCTTTGAAAATGCCCAAAAGTATGCGAGTGATCATCCCCCCGTTTTAAAATTAGAGTCTTCCTCTCATGACCTATATATTACGGTGCAAGATCAGGGACCTGGAATCCCCGAAGAGCAACTCCCTTTTCTATTCGAACGCTCTTATCGTGCGGATAAAGCCAGGAATTCCAAGATCCCTGGAAACGGACTCGGTCTCGCTATTGTCAAAGAAATCGTACAAGCTCATCGAGGAGAGATAAACGTACGGAGTAGGCTTCATGAAGGAACGTCGTTTACCATCAGACTCCCTTTAGTCATAGAGGAGTATAAGAAAGAAGGGGTGTCCTAA